A stretch of DNA from Anopheles ziemanni chromosome 3, idAnoZiCoDA_A2_x.2, whole genome shotgun sequence:
TCCGGGCCCGTGTTGGTATTCTCATTTTTCAAGCCGGACATTCAAAACTTGCATTCAATACAAGCAACCAAACTTCACGAATTTCAGAAGGCATAACGAAACCTgttcaaatgattttaatcTTACTAgttagattttttgtttcgtttttttgtgtgtttgaaaataagttGAACAATAAATGTTAATataaaacaacttaaaaaatataaGAGTTCCTTTTCCACAGTTTCCTTCACTCTAGGCTCTCGCGAAACAATACATAAAACCACAACGAAAGGAGGAGCCTTTGACTTGTAAAAGATAAAGCGACTTTGATGCGGTCGCTGtgaatgaattgaaatgaatCACTTATTCTTATTATGCCCATATTTTTCGGCGGTACTCGATAGATTTTGCGTGCACCGCAGCAGAAACTGAGGatactgtaaaaaaaaaaaatgacgttGGTGTGTTTGTCGCTCTTTCGAGCCGGGTGGTAGTGAAGATGTTTCATAAAAATGATGTGTCTGGGACGCAGTAAACTTATAGGGAGATAGTTTGCCGGTGTTCCACTGCTTTTGTGTGGCATCGCAAACTCCCACCCCGGGGAAATACCGGCAACAGTTCTCTAACGATACACATTGCGCGGttctccaccgccaccgcttCGAGTGCTGCTTGCCGGTGGTCATGCGGTGATACGAATGTTGGCCTGTCCTTGCTTCGGCTCCTGGAACAGCATGTTGCGGTTACCGCCGGCGCTCACAGCGctggtactgctgctgctgctgctggtagtTGTGTTCCAATCGGCCACATGATACGGAGCTGGTGGATGATACAGCGTCAATGAAGCGATGTAGTTGTTCGGCATTACCTCGAAAATAATGTCCTGGTAACCGTAACTGAAGGTCGAACCAAACACGTTTGCCGTGTTAGTCGACCCAACGCGATGCAAAACGACGGGGCGTTCGGCGGGGGTTAAGCGGGACGCAATAGTATCCCACTTGGAATACGCATTTATCGTTACAGGTGCATCCAATGGTGTGTCCTCGGTGACTCTGAATAACATTTGGTAAATTAGTAAATTTATTAATCtacaattttgaatatttgctTGGTACTATTTGATTTCCTTACTTATCCGCCGCAAGCTCCAGTTGAAATTCGCACCGATGGTACATGTTGAAGTTGTAGTGACCGGGGTAGTTGGTGTGCAATatgatttttttcgttttgtgcgTTCGCGCATCGAACAGGACATCGATTCCGAGCGTGAAGtagttgaaaaagaaatcactGCGTTTTGACTGAACTCGTCGATGGGCACTAGGTGaatgtattttcattttatcttcacttttgaaaaatactctgaaaagcaaaaaagtaTAATATGATGAATTTGCCTCccgttgtgtgtttttgaacGATCAACAACCAACCGTACCTTGAGGGAGCACCCAGATTGCTGGCGACGTCCTGGCAGCTATCTCCGAAGAGAATTTCGCGCGTTAGGCACTGCTTTCGTGGTTCAAGCGAACGGATCGAACCCTCGGTGTACAACTGTAACCGGAGCCCTCGTGTTCCGTGCGCATTGCGCAGAACGGTGGTCGCCTCTAGATAGAGCTGCTGATGGTAGCAGGAGAGGGGTAAAGCCGGTGGGCGGCTGTCGATGACGCTTACACCGGAATAGATGGCCATTTTGGAGACGATCGGCGATGCGCCGCTGGGGAAATGAAGCGAGCCAAGCCCGTGGGCGTATCCCGGCTGGAGCTTACTGTCGACCGGAAAGTAGAAGCTCAAACCGCGGAAATGCAGTGCAAATAGCTGCTTCGCGGCATCATAAACACCTGGATGGGTGGCACCGAACGAATGCTCGATCTCCTCTATCGAGGGCACCACCTCGGGCGAGTTGAAGGGCAGAGAGCAGTACTTTAGCTTGACCAGCTTCATGTTGAAAACCTCGATCGTTTTCAGCCGCTGCTGGATCGGGTCGAAGATAAGACGAATGCCGTCCTGTGGCAGATTGATAATTATATCTACACTCAATGGGTTCTGCGATGAGCAAAAAAGACCACTTTGAATTAAACTATTTTCCTACACATGTAATGAAAAGAGCAGAGAATTCTTACCGCATCGGAATAAAGCACCTGTACACCCTTTATTATTCCTACTTGAGATTGTATAATGGCAACCGCTTGAGAAAAATGCATTCCtacagtagaaaaaaaaatattagctttcaaaaaattaaacgTATAAGGGttgtgtttagttttatttatgattAGAATTGCaaatttgattaattaaaCTTCTATCAAGTAAGCAAAATATATTGAATTTAAACCAAGTTGCTCGAAAGTAATACAGGACGAACGCAACAAAAACATTACACCGTTTCCCCATCGCCCCAGACCCAGCATTTGATTTGCTTGAGCATCGGaaattcaagaaaaaaaacaagatgtttattttctttgcaaGCATCACGCAATCTCAACAAACTGTCAGCTGATTCGCATCatagtgtttgtgtttggtatACATTGTCCATATAAACCGCAGTGTATGGATTCTGGTAGTAGTTGAACGTTTTCAATGCTGCTGTACGACCACTACACAACCGAACATATGTGCAATGTTTGATGCGTAGTGCATATTGTGTGGAGAAGCTTTTCTTGTCATAGCTCAAAAAAGCAAGCGTACTAGGTACGCAAGTAACTGAAGGctcacaacaaaaaaaaacaattttcgaTGCGCAAAGGAATATGGACGACCGCAATACGAATGTGAATGATACTTTCACGAAACGAAGTAGATCCATTTTTTGTATTGACTACCGTTGATACCTTGAGGAGTATTTCTGTACAATTCCTTCTCTTTCCAAGGTCATGCTTCTTGGGCGGATCGCAAGTTTGTAAATTTGCGTTATTGGTGTCAACAACAAAAGctgtatacattttttttctttatcataTTTTGTACACCACCTTGCGTTATCTGGTATGACCTACGCAGCTGAAAAACATATGACTCATCTCTTAGTGAGacgacaaacaaaacagaaacattttTGCTACAATCGGAGATTGGATACACACAAAAGATTTGCTGTTTGTTCTCGGGCGACAAAATTTAATGGCTGTATGCTTACCGAGAATAAACTCCCAATTCTCGGTGGTAGAACCGAGCGAACGCTCTGGGGTTACTTCGAGATCGAGCATTGTACTGTCGAAAAATACAATTTACggttcaaagttgatggacaCTCAATTATGTTCACACTGGCACGGTAGAAACACTGGAAAACTGAGTTTTTCACACTTCGTAACTCTTTTACgcagttttctttgtttttaatgcTACTCTGCTCTGGCACGGGCTTACTTCATACTGTTGCTGTACTGTTTGTGCAACTGTTTCTGTATCTCTCTGGCCTAgggaactagtgttggcagaatcgggattcggaagattcgaatcgAATGCGCTGTCAACTTGGGCTGACAGAAGTAAACAGCAGATCATTGTCCCAAGGAGCGCCAAATTGACGTTTCGACCCGAACCCATGAaagttccatacaaaaaaacccctccacgACGGGAGAGCTACCCCGCAACCACTCCGCCACCATTTGACATACCCCTCACTTCCTAATGACAATCCAAATGCTGTCTGCTCTATCGTTCcgtccttttctctcgcgttattttgccaacagcatagacttgtgtgtgtgtgagtaacAGCCCGTTGAGGAAttctttacattttaaaataaccgcTCGTCCAGTATGTTGTAAGAACTTGGTGTCTATTTTGTACAAGAAATCCCTTGAAAATGTGCTTAAAACtgaattaaaacatttgcgaAAGAATGCTGTTTTCTATCGTCGATCCGACAATgtccaaaaaatgttcaaaacgcaGCAATCTACAGCAAATATTGAAACTGTAGCTGACAATATACCCGTGGAAGCAGAAATTCTAGTTGAAGATCGAGATGGAGCttatgtggatgaaatggGGTTTCAACGCTATTTATTAATGGAATGTGGAGTAAACATCAACGGGAATCTAAGGGCTATTATTGCAGACGCTCCAGCAAGAGCATTCATAACAGGTTGACTACAAAACTTATCAgcagacaatttcacatgtatttaattgttctttcatttaattttcacaggtGTAGTAGGACATGTTGATTATAGCAGTTGCCAGAAATGTACTGTCGTAGGTCACTTCGGCAGCGTTGCTCGCACCATTGTATTTTCTGGGACACAACAAACTGATGGAGGATTCAGGCAAGGCGCCTGTCCAGGACACCAAAGAACGATTACACCTctttaagatttattttttttacatagtctaggatgtcgtggtagcggatcgtttgcatcttatcgatcttagcatcatgaagcgactgctggtgggctggcgaaacgaaacactgggaaagagaaaatgggACCAAAGTCAATGTAAAGTAATACCGCAAGCCTTGCAGACGACAAAACTCATGCAACTAATGAAAGAAGAGTTGTTCTCTGATTCACTTGCCAGAAATCGATGGCTTAGATGCTGGTATGATATTAATGGTTGTGAAGGTTGTGTTtgaaagctccttctaaaaataaatgatacacagtATTTGTCTtaaaaatggcacaaatatAAAGTTATATCTTTGTAACatggtttcaataattaccgTGATTTGTCAATGCTAgtggaatttgaaaaggtacaCAGTGACGATGGAATGtcctgagccggttttcagttgtttcggtGGGTTTCACATTGATTGTCCCAGTGGATGTCGTAGCATGAATACTTCCACACTTAACACTTTATTGGCGTGTGCTTTCTGaccaaaacatgctgcagtcaCCGTCAATTGAGtgttaaaatctaaaaaaaactgcacaatagaaaaatcaaacacattattaGACTGCACAAACTTCTTCGAATTTTTCAACTCCAACCTCTAGTTTCATGATTTTATACTACGCACCTAATTTTGCGCGAGtgcaattttgagaaaatgtatccatcgttacgtaaaataaaacagacaatcaacaagacactttccaacatcgccgatagatcaaccggtctgcgcatcgtatggtatgtataacgataagtgttcaatcctcactaaccaaacaataaaaatttctcttcaacagctACCACCAATGTAATCACTACCACTGTGTTAACCACGATCGCGAcagtaaaaaaacgaaagaatatCGAATCAAGTGTGCATTACAGGTAGAGACTAGGAGAGGGAAGAGGAAAGATAGCGGaatgaggagggaaaacagacctaga
This window harbors:
- the LOC131287545 gene encoding LOW QUALITY PROTEIN: PHAF1 protein CG7083 (The sequence of the model RefSeq protein was modified relative to this genomic sequence to represent the inferred CDS: substituted 1 base at 1 genomic stop codon), which produces MLDLEVTPERSLGSTTENWEFILGMHFSQAVAIIQSQVGIIKGVQVLYSDANPLSVDIIINLPQDGIRLIFDPIQQRLKTIEVFNMKLVKLKYCSLPFNSPEVVPSIEEIEHSFGATHPGVYDAAKQLFALHFRGLSFYFPVDSKLQPGYAHGLGSLHFPSGASPIVSKMAIYSGVSVIDSRPPALPLSCYHQQLYLEATTVLRNAHGTRGLRLQLYTEGSIRSLEPRKQCLTREILFGDSCQDVASNLGAPSRVFFKSEDKMKIHSPSAHRRVQSKRSDFFFNYFTLGIDVLFDARTHKTKKIILHTNYPGHYNFNMYHRCEFQLELAADKXGNQIDTPLDAPVTINAYSKWDTIASRLTPAERPVVLHRVGSTNTANVFGSTFSYGYQDIIFEVMPNNYIASLTLYHPPAPYHVADWNTTTSSSSSSTSAVSAGGNRNMLFQEPKQGQANIRITA